AATCCCCCTGCACGACCTGCCCGGCGCGTAAAACGGCCCGCTCCTTCCATGGCGCGCGAGGCGCCGGTTCATCGGCCTGGACAACAGCCGGCAGCATGCACAGGATCAACAACATTACCCTACGTGTCGTCATGTGGATGGCCTCCTGAATGCTCACAGCATGAACCCAACTCGGGACCCGCCTTCATCGTGGCAGAACACCTGCGCCGAATCGATAGACCAGATCTCCGCCGAAATAACTCGCAATCAACAGGAGCAGCCCGCCGCTCAGGCCGATCACCAGCGCCAGCTTCGGCTGCTCCCGTATCCAACCCATGGAGGATGCCACACGCAACCCGAGCAGACCGAGAAAGACCCAGAATACCGAGCCCCCGAGCTCCTCGTGAATTTCGATGGCCTCTTTCGGAATCCCGATGCGTTCAGCCGCCTCTTCGGCAAAATGTCCGGTGATCACCGCG
This genomic window from Nitrospira sp. contains:
- a CDS encoding DUF2231 domain-containing protein, whose product is MHPIHPMVVHFPIALLLASILFDVLAFRWRSQQFRDTSFSLLVLGILAAGVAVITGHFAEEAAERIGIPKEAIEIHEELGGSVFWVFLGLLGLRVASSMGWIREQPKLALVIGLSGGLLLLIASYFGGDLVYRFGAGVLPR